tttacaaaatttatcaacaaatatgTTATCGATGAAAATATTTCTTGGTaatacaaattctaatttattgatAGATGCTATTTGTGAATTCATTATCGACTAATATTTTTGTCGATTATCGAAATTCTATATCCACcaataaaatttgttagtaaattTGGTTTTACCAATGACTTTATTTTCATTAGTAAAATTTTCAAtcattatgaaaatatttgcaGCAGACTTAGAAATATCTTCTTCTAAAATTACTTTCAATAATCAACATTCAATGAAGTTTGTATAGATGTTAAAATAGACACCTTTAAATGCAATACAATCCTTCTTTATGCTCAACGAACTTACCAAGTTTTTATATGATGGTGAGAGAGGGTAACAAAATCATCCTTACATCTTCATCAAAATTGAATTAAGTCCTCAATGTGAACCTTAATTAATGTATCCCCTTTCATACATAATACAAAGAGTTGTCTCTTGAACAACTTGTAATGAAGACTTGAAAAAGACTCATAAAAGGTTGCAAGGATTGTCCAAAACAAGCTAAGTACAAGAAATTTAAGACAAGCTAAACTTCAAAAATTAGGTTTTGTGATTTGTTCTTATCTTGGTTTTGTGTAATTTGTTTCTTAGAAGGATTTGGATAAGTCTTGTTGGGAAAATATTGGTTGCGTTGGATAAGTTTATTCAAGCTAGAATAGGTGTATGTTTTTGGTTATCTTTCTTTGTCTATTTAGATAACTAACTTGTGAGGTTTATTGGCTAATGATTGGAGAATGTATTTATATAGTTCTaacgaattttgaaaattttgggtGAAAAAAGAGGTTAAAGTTCAAAGTTATATATAATGGCggtcactacaagaaaaatcactGTTACATACGGtcaaaattcgtatataataaaaaaatagttccCTGCATACACTAGAGAACAACCAAACTCGAGCCACAAGTTAGCcctaaaaatatgaaaatagtaattataaaaaaacagaaagttataaacaaaataataaagtcttaatcagttaaaaatcacacaaaagtctAGTTTGAACaccgagtccccgacaacgatgccaaaaacttgttaagactttggcaagcgtaccaaatcgttcaagtaataaaactggtacaaccggatatcgtttcccaagagactcgtttcATTAGACAAtcatataatttctaactaacctagactaaagaatgcttccataaattgagttttggtgcaattaaagtaaatatgaaacataaatgataaaggTGATCTTAGgtactcaaacacttggaaatggNANGATTANAAATGANATGNAATNNtattgttgggggtatgatttcacctacttcactcttatgtatagaAAATTACTTCATCTTCATTAATATatcaatgtcaatctactaatttactcaaactccaatcccttggtagaaagagcNTAGACTTCCTCATTAGGCTCNaatcccttggaaaacctaacaattaattccgcattaagaaatgagattttaagacaaccaaaggtcctagttctatccccaGATACTATTtgctttaggtgtttaacccatgtcaagatttacccaacatttcccaatatcaagtaaaccctaaaatcatgtcatgggttgcaacttcacaacaagcattaagagaaggaattaaacactaacaatcaatgaaagagatatatattcattcaaaacaaaacgctttacataagagtttagtggttacatcaatcccccaacaataatgaaactagctctccatgaatggaaagctcaagcttacaacaattgtggaaatggaagaagaaagaagacccaaggatgaagaaggactgttcccacagctcctaactcgcctccaagagctccaaaatGAGAGAAATATGTCTGGGTAGCAAAAGATGCTAAGCTCTTCGCGCCCCTAAGTGAAATAGGGCAAATCTGCCATGTTAGCAAAgttggcgctcaagccccccaaAAATTGGGCACTCAGGCACACGACAGTCAGACTCAGGAACTGGTGCACTGGCGCTCAAGCCCCATTAGGCCAAGGGAGCTCGAGCCTGATTTCAGCAGATTTCTTGTTCTTCACTTTTGTTActcttcttgcttttcttggttTCCAATGCTTTCATTTGATGCATAGACTTTTTCCAATTCCATTAAGCACATAAAAGCAAGGATTAGTGAgcaaaatatctcattaaagcttgggtgcaaccacttaacaaactaaaagaaaactaggatttacaaggtaaaaagttaagaaagggttgatattttctcttaattcatcactgaaatcatggtaaaatatgttattatcaGTTATCATCATAAGTTTCATGCATGCTTATGCTATTAAAAGACAACTAACCAATTATGATTAGAGGGATCAGTGACATAAAATATTTGTCGTATCTGATATGTCATAACAAATTGTTCAGTAATGAAagtagaaaggaaaagaaagaacaaaacaattttatacaagattattaatttaatactgaaaaattaaatttacactATTGGAAGGTATGAATTTAttggttgtttgattttaaGATATTACATTTTTTCTCTCCACATTACTTTTGAACAAGTTAATAAGTTAAGTATCACAGTAAACATATggtaagaaatataattaactttatatatagtttttaaatgttattttagagTATATATGGCAGCCACATATCTTTATAGGAAACTACATAAACACACCAAAAAAATTAAGcagaaaaattcacaaaatacAAAGAGTagtaaatcataaatatatttaataagatatctAAAAATGGACTTCCCATATTGTAATTCGTGATTTAAATGTGTGGTTAACCTTACTTTCATAAAGCTCAATGtataaatagatatatataaatgagtaaCGCGACTCTATAGATAGAAGTAATGACCCGTTAAACTACTTAACCAAAATTAAGGGCATCAAGAAACATAACGCGATGCATAATTCACTCAAAGAACAGTGAAAAATGGGTTGGTTTTCAAAGATTTACACTGTTGCGATCTCTTTCGTTGGTTTCATAATCTGTCACGGCTTGGCTCTCTCAGTCAGTTTATATGACAAGGAATGCGTATCTGAACAAGTTCTACACGATGGTGACACTGTTTCTGGGAATTTCGTAGTCATTGACTACGATATATTTTGGAGCTCAGACCATCCAGGAATCGATTTCAGTGTAAGCTACCCACACTCTGAATCCATTTCTTAAATCATGTCTCTTGAAGACGTGTATACGCTGATGCATATTTGTTGTGGTTTCTCTCAAAATGTATCATAATATGCAGGTTACATCTCCGACAGGGAGTTTGGTGTACTCTATGAAGGGAACATCAGGGgacaaatttcaattcaaagcCGCAATACATGGAATATATAAGTTTTGCTTTCAAAACCCTGCTTCAACGCCAGAAACAGTGTCTTTCTACATTCACGTTGGTCACATCCCAAATGAACACGACTTAGCCAAAGATGGTCAGTAGTACCAGCAAGTTTCATGTCATGTTGTAATAAGAAGGTTCAAATGATTCAAATATGAACAAGCATTTTACTATTAGCATGCATGGATATTATGTATATTTGTGATTCAATTTGTTTACTgagttttggttttgggttCAGAACATTTGGATCCCATTAATGTGAAGATTGCTGAGTTGCGAGAAGCACTGGAGTCTATTATAATAGAGCAGAAGTACTTGAAAGCACGTGATACTAGACATCGACACAGTAAGTTAATCtcgattattataatttcatggTGATTCTAATTTATTCGACTAATTTGCtgcattaattttgtaattgcaGCAAATGAAAGCACCAGAAAACGTGTGGTTTTCTACACAATCTTGGAGTATATTTTGTTCGCTGCAACCAGCTTATTACAAGTGATGTACATTCGACGTCTCTTCAGCAAATCATTTGCTTACAACCGAGTATAGGTTTATATATAATGACTCACCATAGAActctgaatatttttttttcattcttttcaattaTCTTGTAACTCTTTTATAATGTACAATTGACATCGTAATGTTATTATCAAGTTATCTACATTTCCCATACTTTGTCAAATAggatagtttattttttaataaatttacataCACTTTTTCTATAATACTCTAATTAAGTTAActtcatataatttaatttttttgtataaacTACACTTGCATTTCATAAAGTTTAGTAAATAAAACCTAtctaatttcaataattaagaAAACCACAGGGCACACAAATTAAgttctattttgttttaagtGACAAggtattattaaaattttgtggCTCTTCTGAGAATTAGATTAGTCATTATTACTGAGACGATCGATGCAACGTGCTTCTGCTTTATTACTGGAAACGTGCTTGTGGGATTAAAGATGGTTGGAATCTTTCTGTAaggagaaattaaaaaaaaaaaaaattattatatagcCCGTGATGATGTGTGAGATATTAtaagttaataatttattgaaagttGATAAAATgagtattaaaaagaaaagatgtcCTAAAATTAATTGGATTGTCCATATGTTACAGGGCTAGGAGGCAGGCTACACTAACAACTTAGCCTGAATCAGACACTACAGAACTTAGCTGTCACAAAAAATCACTAACCTTTTACAACGCATGCAAAGCCTCACTCAGAATCATCAGAGGAATACACTCTAACCAATTACCGATAAATATTCAACCATCCATATCTTGTTACATCAATGCATCTTTTCTCCTcttcaaatattatatgtaatacAGACAATACTACTTTTTCATATCTGTTTTTTATATACCCCGTTTCTGTATAATTGTCATAACCATTTTGTTATGTGAAATATCCTTTTTAAGTTtgatgtataatttatttacattgatGATGGTAGTGTGTTATGAGATTtataaagaaaggaagaaaaaggaagggtgGTTGACCCGTGGGAGggtagaaaaggaaaagagaaaggaaaagaaagtgcGTTTGTTGTGTGTGTTGGTGTTTTTTTCTCGATGGCTGGGAACTGGGAAGTAACATTGAATTGACAAGTGAGGATTGTGCAATGCAATGAACACACCActcagagaaagagagagaaaagaaatataaacataCGCATGGAAATTGTAAAGAAGccctccttctttttcttttgctcccaaacccaataattgTAGGCCCTGTCACTTTTTGTCCCTCTtgctcttcctcttctctctctctctctctcactctccttctctctttctcttctcttcaccACACACTCTCTACATCTTCAacccttttttatttatcaatgttACATTTTCTCAAATCCATttcttatcaataaataatgattattttaagtatataaGTAATAtcttataatagttttttttttatgttggtgTTATGTGTTATATCACATGGATACATAAATTGAAAGGGTGAAAGTAGAGAAAGGATCCCCTGCCATTGGCCTAGGTAGCTACTCTCTCATCTCTGACCCTATATAGCTAGCTAAGACAACTCCTCATCAATCATCATGCGTCTGCTCCTTCTTCCTTTTTAGCCTTCTTAGCTGTGTGCCTTTGAATTCCCTCTTCCTTGACTCTACTGTGCATGTATGAAGCTTCCTTTAATTCACTGTTACACAAGGTGGGATATGTctttatgatatttattaaccctcttctcttttcattttctatctctctctcactcactcactcactcactcactcactcactcactcactcactcactctaTATATTCTACCCttgttttcctttctctcttcacCCTCAAGCCCCTACTTTCAATCCTCCTTCCTGCTTACAAGTGTTTAAATGGTATCCACATACCATGCaccttcttcccttttctttctaTCTAAATCTAGGTTTCCCAacccttttcttcctcttccctcCTACCCTATATATTTTGTCATCGAGTTATAGGTTGTGCTTCAAGTTAACTTCTTCTCATTCATCTAAACACTTGTCCATTTTTGTTGTGTCCACTTGCTTTTCTATGTGCAAGTGTGTGATCGCTCCTTTTAGGTGCTTGTCTATATATCTTTTTGTGGTTCCAGAAGAGTGTTGtgatgtttcttttcttcttttaagcCTTCCTTACATATGCACCCGCAGAGAGTGGAGTTGAGCCGTTACATACACAACAGTTGGGATTTGAAGTTCGCAAAGGAAAAAGTGAAGCTGCCAGCATGATCTAGCTTTGGTTAGAGAGCAGACGAGTGCTAACCCTGACTAGGTCATGCTGTGACAGCCTCACTCCTTCCTGTTTGGGGACCCAGTAGATTCTTCAACGTCTGAAAGACACACAAGGATTAAAAGCAAAAGGTGAGTTTGTAGATAGACAGACTCACCATGAGAAAATCACTGTTAGCATCGTATATTCCTTTTTCTGAGTTTCTGTTCTGGCAGGCGTGCGTTATTaaattttccctttttcttgctttgtctttttcttttttttctcctcttgcTATTACTTCTTTCACGCAACTGTTTCACTGTGTCCTGTGGACctaacttttaatttcaagGCCGCAGATTGCTCCTTATCTTTACTTAATTAGGGTTCCTAGAACCCAAGGATCGCTATTGCTTGTGTCATTTAAGTCTCCATTTTATTGATTGGGAATTTCTTTACAATGGCTTCAATTTCAAAACCCTAGTTACTGGTTACTTTGATCTTAAAGTTTGTCTCTATGAGTGCTATGTGGTGCCGTAGATTCATAGTTTATGCgcagcatatatatatataagacgTGTATCTTGTTGTATCCGTAATGCTTTGTTGGTTTAAGTTCTTATTCATTTAACTGCataaaatgttgaaatattCTCTCTAAGATGCGCTTCAGTCCCGAAGCAGTGATGTTGATCCAGATGAACACTCTTTTTCTCAGGTTTGATTCTGTATTTACATCCAAGCATTGTTTAGCTGCTTATTTGACTGATGTTAACTACAATTTTTTAAAGCAGGTTATGAGGATTCTGGTTACTACATTTGTTATGctcaatttgttttaataagGTGGGATTCTACATTTGTTATCTTAATCTGCTACCTATGTCTATGTAAAACCAAGTGTTTCAAATCTGGATTAAAGTTAATTCTTGCGTTGAGCCGTTAATTCAGACTCTAAAAGAAGCCGTATCTTGAAGACATTGCGAAAGAGATAAGTAGGGGACTAGAGTATACCCTACTGTTGGCGCAACGAAAAGTATGAATGTATGTTTTGTGTGTATGCTATTTTACCTCTTCTGTTTTTGTCTTTCACGGTTTTGTGCTGTGAAATTTGCATACACGATATAAACTATAGAAGTATCAAAGGAAGTACTTGAGTCTGTCATGTATTATTTTGGTCATTTTTGTGACATTGGTCTGAATCAGAGCAGTTTtgaattagaaatttttttattcatttctaaTGTAGTACTTTTATATCATCCTCTTTTGATCGGAAATCGTCATTTTTTAATATCTCAAATTGGATAATACACATTCCAGAAGAACGTCTTAATAAgcaaatgatatatatatatatatatatatatatttatatatatgagagtACTTATTGAATGGAAGCATTATATCATAAACATCGTCCCTTTTGAGACAAAAAAGAAGATTTTCCAAATGTTGTTAAAGTTTTAGCAAGACGAAAACAAAAGAATTTGGATCTATATTTACGAATGTTCTTGGGTGATGAGTTAAGCCTATAGGATAACTGGGGAAGCTGTTTTCAGTAAAATACGATGACTCGGGAAGATATTAGGGCGACGGTGGCGGTGGTGGGGTTTTACAACATGACGGCACGGTGGTGCTCACAAGGTATTTTTTTCTAGGGCATGATGGAATAATGTGAATTTTCCAGAGTTAAGGTGGTAAACTCGAGTCACGTGAAGATTTAGGATTGATGAGAATGGGTGGCCTATAACTTTTTGTCTTATTCTTGCATTTCTTGTCATATTTGTCCAGGCACACCTTGTTCAATCAGTCAGCATACTTTctacaaacaaaatcttttgtttatccaaaagcaaaagaaaaaaaggtttgaAATGTATTGCAGTAATTTTGATGGTAGTAGGTAGAACGTGCAAGGAATTCATGAACACGATGATAGGTTTGAGATTAAAAAGCTTGATTCATGGCTGAAGCTAAGTAGTAAGCTCCGTCAAATTACACCCTCCATGCAACTTGACTTATGTAAAACtattttagattaataaaaaaaaattatactttgctattttattacataaaatgGTGTGAaaggaaatttgaaaaagaagaaaaggaaaacccCGTTgagaaaaagttgtgttttcCAGTCCCTCTGGACCTGACCTAGGAAAGAAATGGAACCAAAAATGAACAATACAGGATGTCCAAATCACAACAaactttatcaaaatcaatacATCTTAACATGTTTGGTTTCCCAATCAGGTTCATACCTTCTCCCTTTGTTAAAAGTTGTTCCACCCCGTTTGTTTGGGAGATTAGACATGACTCCCAATgcctatttttaaattttgatcgcGACCAAGAAGTGATTATTTTCTCCCCAAACGCTGTTTTCTGGCAAAGAAAAGTTTTTCCCTTCTCCAATTAAAATGTCTTTTGAGTCAAAATAAAACTTGAACAAACAATGCCTTGTTATAACAATGAACACTTGTTTAACAATGTAAGTGAAAATGAATCTTAAGAATGGGTGTGAGAGAAAAAGTACtcacatgaatttttttttatttgtttggtttttctttttcctctttccaACATGGCTCTGTGTTATGTTGAGATACTACATTTcttttgtgtttgatttgtAGGAAGCCATTGACATGGTCCCCCTATAAACTGAGTGGTTGTCACTTTAACTTTGGTTGATGTAAACTCTAAGAGAAGATGACTTAGAACTACTCAAAGACTTTGATGGATGGGTGGAACatgataatatttcaaattcttcTACTTTGGACCACGGCCATCTGTCCTACTTATGATAacaacattatattattttattttcttaaggacaaccattcattcatttattattaatatcattGCCTTTTCGGGTTCCTCAACtatcaattttaaatcaataCAAAACCCTTACTATTATTCTCACTCTATTCATTCATATCCTCCTTCTCCTCTCACCTTATTGTCTCtgtttattacaataataatgatattttgacaacattttttacaatattttatcatGTGTCATTCTATGATTGATCTATGTTAatgtttatgatttatttattgtgaaataattttggatcaatcacATAATAGCATGTAGATGaggttaaaatgttattaaaaaaatgttgtaaagtatcattat
The sequence above is drawn from the Vigna radiata var. radiata cultivar VC1973A chromosome 3, Vradiata_ver6, whole genome shotgun sequence genome and encodes:
- the LOC106756865 gene encoding transmembrane emp24 domain-containing protein p24beta3-like, which gives rise to MGWFSKIYTVAISFVGFIICHGLALSVSLYDKECVSEQVLHDGDTVSGNFVVIDYDIFWSSDHPGIDFSVTSPTGSLVYSMKGTSGDKFQFKAAIHGIYKFCFQNPASTPETVSFYIHVGHIPNEHDLAKDEHLDPINVKIAELREALESIIIEQKYLKARDTRHRHTNESTRKRVVFYTILEYILFAATSLLQVMYIRRLFSKSFAYNRV